Proteins encoded within one genomic window of Carassius gibelio isolate Cgi1373 ecotype wild population from Czech Republic chromosome A4, carGib1.2-hapl.c, whole genome shotgun sequence:
- the LOC127968823 gene encoding uncharacterized protein LOC127968823 isoform X31, giving the protein MKRRRIKPLKEAEDHVLRCIDKTDALEAKHINDYKGRGVFALIPFIKGDFVVEYRGEMISLIEAEQRREANQDTFFMFDFIWQNKKWSIDATHEDGTLGRLINDDHINPNCTMKRIIVEGKPCLCLFAARDIIPGEELTYDYGGSHWPWRKPPCKDDDNMTAIENCSEDSVTTEGISRFTAEPPCKDDDNMTAIDNCSEDSVTTEGISRFTAEPPCKDNDNMTAIENCSEDSVTTEGTSRFTAEPLVDYSDTEDEVLCSKIKTSYKKRSVIHDDSDDLFENSSVNGKDDQDIQRDVRRNHASFAMSEQHSACTTASKRAKNTRARGKIAEYSDVSSEDELSVSEEEYIPDTSESYTSDSSMSFTASPKGKEKKLQTLPVRSSSAVNRIKKFSIQSSGDLGSSQNHDIAKVPDTSSILDSATSVVIPAVIKKRGGLRMYSKKQQCFFCEGAFTKISRHLERKHRNEVEVAKALSHPKGSKERRMQLEYLRNKGNFAYNSTVINTGAGLMIPRKLPKKNLEGESFMHCIYCKGLFLKKTLWRHVKVCKFKPGDEKPKPGKTRVQVLCGFAQPPPPGVTHGVWKLLNSMNQDQVALETRNDWCILELGKHLYNKYGSRVKMHEHIRQKMRELGRLLICAREVSPLTSIKELIHPTNFMHTINAVKRAAGYNEETNVFEKASVAVKLGQSLNKIAMLIESHSTIRGDEKTGKIANSFQQLYKSRWPEYISTTARRTLEEAKWNSPQLLPFTEDVKLLHIYLDEQEKTHRKLLLTQPSSQHWAKLAKITLTQVMLFNRRREGEVSQMPLSAYISSNQSDAHPDISMALTDLENKLCQYFKRVEIRGKRGRKVPVLLTPSMQESISLLLENRNTCGIPNENPFLFARPYAMTFFRGSDCIREFAVACSAKNPQTLTSTKLRKQIGTLSEVLNLSNTELDQLADFLGHDIRVHRQFYRLPEGTLQLAKISKILLALEKGRLADFKGRNLNEINIDPEEEVTVDSDLEESTSSPKECTTVSSSQHTVCENGTLPADPVSKKKRGYVKKTAWNKLEIQAVEKHMMRFINNHKIPGKADCMRCKEAEPLALKNREWSTLKFYIKNRISALNRKYLPN; this is encoded by the exons ATGAAACGGAGAAGAATAAAACCGTTAAAAGAAGCGGAAGATCATGTTCTCCGTTGCATCGACAAGACCGACGCACTGGAGGCCAAACACATAAACGATTATAAAG GTCGTGGAGTCTTTGCCTTAATTCCTTTTATTAAAGGAGATTTTGTTGTCGAATATAGGGGAGAAATGATTAGCTTAATTGAAGCCGAACAAAGAAGAGAGGCCAAtcaagacactttttttatgtttgactTCATCTGGCAGAACAAGAAATGGag CATTGATGCAACTCATGAGGATGGCACCCTTGGCCGCCTTATAAATGATGATCACATAAACCCAAATTGTACAATGAAAAGGATTATCGTTGAGGGAAAACCCTGTTTGTGCCTATTCGCTGCAAGAGATATCATTCCTGGAGAGGAACTCACATATGACTATGGAGGAAGTCACTGGCCTTGGAGAAAG CCTCCATGCAAGGATGATGACAACATGACAGCTATAGAGAACTGCTCTGAGGATTCTGTAACTACTGAAGGCATTTCACGATTCACAGCTgag CCTCCATGCAAGGATGATGACAACATGACAGCAATAGATAACTGCTCTGAGGATTCTGTAACTACTGAAGGCATTTCACGATTCACAGCTgag CCTCCATGCAAGGATAATGACAACATGACAGCAATAGAGAACTGCTCTGAGGATTCTGTAACTACTGAAGGCACTTCACGATTCACAGCTgag CCTTTGGTTGATTACTCGGACACCGAAGATGAAGTTTTGTGTTCTAAAATTAAGACATCTTATAAAAag agATCTGTGATTCATGATGATTCGGATGATCTCTTTGAAAATTCGAGTGTAAATGGTAAAGATGACCAAGACATTCAACGTGACGTCAGACGGAATCATGCATCATTTGCAATGAGTGAACAACATTCCGCTTGTACCACAGCATCCAAAAGAGCAAAAAACACAAGA GCTAGAGGGAAGATCGCGGAGTACTCGGATGTTTCGAGCGAAGATGAGTTATCTGTTAGTGAGGAAGAGTACATTCCTGATACATCAGAGAGTTACACATCAGATAGTAGCATGAGCTTTACTGCTTCACCAAAgggtaaagaaaaaaagttacagacTTTGCCAGTCCGGAGCAGTTCAGCTGTGAACAGAATCAAAAAGTTCAGTATTCAAAGCAGCGGTGACTTAGGGAGCTCCCAGAACCACGACATAGCCAAAGTTCCTGACACATCTTCCATTCTTGACAGCGCAACATCAGTAGTTATCCCAGCTGTAATTAAAAAGAGAGGTGGATTGAGAATGTACAGCAAAAAACAACAGTGCTTTTTTTGTGAAGGTGCTTTTACAAAAATTTCTAGACACCTGGAACGAAAGCATAGAAATGAGGTAGAGGTAGCAAAAGCGTTAAGTCATCCAAAGGGCTCAAAAGAAAGGAGGATGCAACTTGAGTATCTACGTAACAAAGGGAACTTTGCTTACAATAGTACTGTTATTAATACAGGTGCAGGACTGATGATTCCGCGGAAACTGCCCAAAAAGAACCTGGAGGGGGAAAGTTTTATGCACTGCATTTACTGCAAAGGactcttcttaaaaaaaactttgtggcGACATGTCAAGGTTTGCAAATTCAAGCCTGGTGATGAGAAGCCGAAACCTGGAAAAACCCGTGTCCAGGTTCTTTGTGGCTTTGCACAACCTCCCCCACCAGGAGTAACTCATGGTGTTTGGAAGCTGTTAAATTCCATGAACCAGGACCAAGTGGCACTTGAAACTAGAAATGACTGGTGCATTTTAGAGTTAGGAAAGCATCTTTACAACAAGTATGGATCAAGAGTTAAAATGCATGAACACATCCGCCAAAAGATGAGGGAGCTTGGAAGACTCCTAATATGTGCAAGAGAGGTATCCCCCCTTACATCTATTAAAGAGCTCATTCATCCCACAAACTTCATGCATACCATCAATGCAGTTAAAAGGGCTGCTGGCTACAATGAAGAGACCAATGTATTTGAAAAGGCTAGTGTGGCTGTGAAACTTGGACAGAGTCTGAACAAAATCGCAATGCTCATTGAGAGCCACTCTACTATTAGAGGAGATGAAAAGACAGGAAAAATTGCGAACAGTTTTCAACAGCTTTATAAGTCCAGATGGCCCGAATACATTTCTACAACAGCCCGGCGAACACTGGAGGAAGCAAAATGGAATTCCCCACAATTACTTCCATTCACAGAAGATGTTAAGCTCCTTCATATATATCTTGACGAGCAAGAGAAGACCCATCGCAAACTCTTGTTAACACAGCCATCATCTCAGCACTGGGCAAAACTGGCCAAGATCACGTTAACTCAGGTTATGCTTTTCAATCGTAGACGAGAAGGGGAAGTGTCACAAATGCCATTGTCTGCATACATCTCCAGCAACCAATCGGATGCTCATCCAGATATTAGCATGGCCCTCACAGATTTAGAAAATAAACTGTGTCAGTACTTCAAGCGTGTAGAAATTAGAGGCAAAAGAGGCAGAAAGGTTCCCGTGCTTCTCACACCTTCCATGCAAGAATCAATCAGCCTGCTTCTTGAAAATCGGAATACCTGTGGAATTCCAAATGAAAATCCTTTTCTCTTTGCACGCCCGTATGCAATGACATTTTTCAGAGGCTCTGATTGCATTCGCGAATTTGCTGTTGCATGTAGTGCAAAAAATCCTCAGACTCTTACATCAACAAAGTTGAGAAAACAGATCGGGACACTTTCTGAAGTTCTTAATCTTAGCAACACAGAGTTAGATCAGTTGGCAGACTTTCTAGGCCATGACATTCGAGTTCATCGTCAATTTTACAGGTTACCTGAAGGCACCCTCCAACTGGCCAAAATTAGTAAAATTCTTCTGGCCCTCGAAAAAGGACGCTTGGCAGACTTTAAAGGGCGAAATCTTAATGAAATCAACATAGATCCAGAAG AGGAAGTTACAGTGGACAGTGATTTGGAGGAGTCCACTTCTAGTCCAAAAG AGTGCACCACAGTATCATCATCACAGCACACGGTTTGTGAGAACGGCACACTTCCAGCAGACCCAGTCTCCAAAAAAAAGAGAG gtTACGTTAAGAAGACGGCCTGGAACAAACTTGAGATACAGGCTGTGGAGAAGCATATGATGAGGTTtattaacaatcacaaaattccAGGAAAGGCAGACTGCATGAGGTGTAAAGAGGCGGAACCACTTGCACTTAAAAATAGAGAGTGGTCTACACTTAAATTTTACATCAAAAATCGAATCTCCGCTCTAAACAGAAAATATCTGCCAAATTAA
- the LOC127968823 gene encoding uncharacterized protein LOC127968823 isoform X44, whose amino-acid sequence MKRRRIKPLKEAEDHVLRCIDKTDALEAKHINDYKGRGVFALIPFIKGDFVVEYRGEMISLIEAEQRREANQDTFFMFDFIWQNKKWSIDATHEDGTLGRLINDDHINPNCTMKRIIVEGKPCLCLFAARDIIPGEELTYDYGGSHWPWRKPPCKDDDNMTAIENCSEDSVTTEGISRFTAEPPCKDDDNMTAIDNCSEDSVTTEGTSRFTAEPLVDYSDTEDEVLCSKIKTSYKKRSVIHDDSDDLFENSSVNGKDDQDIQRDVRRNHASFAMSEQHSACTTASKRAKNTRARGKIAEYSDVSSEDELSVSEEEYIPDTSESYTSDSSMSFTASPKGKEKKLQTLPVRSSSAVNRIKKFSIQSSGDLGSSQNHDIAKVPDTSSILDSATSVVIPAVIKKRGGLRMYSKKQQCFFCEGAFTKISRHLERKHRNEVEVAKALSHPKGSKERRMQLEYLRNKGNFAYNSTVINTGAGLMIPRKLPKKNLEGESFMHCIYCKGLFLKKTLWRHVKVCKFKPGDEKPKPGKTRVQVLCGFAQPPPPGVTHGVWKLLNSMNQDQVALETRNDWCILELGKHLYNKYGSRVKMHEHIRQKMRELGRLLICAREVSPLTSIKELIHPTNFMHTINAVKRAAGYNEETNVFEKASVAVKLGQSLNKIAMLIESHSTIRGDEKTGKIANSFQQLYKSRWPEYISTTARRTLEEAKWNSPQLLPFTEDVKLLHIYLDEQEKTHRKLLLTQPSSQHWAKLAKITLTQVMLFNRRREGEVSQMPLSAYISSNQSDAHPDISMALTDLENKLCQYFKRVEIRGKRGRKVPVLLTPSMQESISLLLENRNTCGIPNENPFLFARPYAMTFFRGSDCIREFAVACSAKNPQTLTSTKLRKQIGTLSEVLNLSNTELDQLADFLGHDIRVHRQFYRLPEGTLQLAKISKILLALEKGRLADFKGRNLNEINIDPEEEVTVDSDLEESTSSPKECTTVSSSQHTVCENGTLPADPVSKKKRGYVKKTAWNKLEIQAVEKHMMRFINNHKIPGKADCMRCKEAEPLALKNREWSTLKFYIKNRISALNRKYLPN is encoded by the exons ATGAAACGGAGAAGAATAAAACCGTTAAAAGAAGCGGAAGATCATGTTCTCCGTTGCATCGACAAGACCGACGCACTGGAGGCCAAACACATAAACGATTATAAAG GTCGTGGAGTCTTTGCCTTAATTCCTTTTATTAAAGGAGATTTTGTTGTCGAATATAGGGGAGAAATGATTAGCTTAATTGAAGCCGAACAAAGAAGAGAGGCCAAtcaagacactttttttatgtttgactTCATCTGGCAGAACAAGAAATGGag CATTGATGCAACTCATGAGGATGGCACCCTTGGCCGCCTTATAAATGATGATCACATAAACCCAAATTGTACAATGAAAAGGATTATCGTTGAGGGAAAACCCTGTTTGTGCCTATTCGCTGCAAGAGATATCATTCCTGGAGAGGAACTCACATATGACTATGGAGGAAGTCACTGGCCTTGGAGAAAG CCTCCATGCAAGGATGATGACAACATGACAGCTATAGAGAACTGCTCTGAGGATTCTGTAACTACTGAAGGCATTTCACGATTCACAGCTgag CCTCCATGCAAGGATGATGACAACATGACAGCAATAGATAACTGCTCTGAGGATTCTGTAACTACTGAAGGCACTTCACGATTCACAGCTgag CCTTTGGTTGATTACTCGGACACCGAAGATGAAGTTTTGTGTTCTAAAATTAAGACATCTTATAAAAag agATCTGTGATTCATGATGATTCGGATGATCTCTTTGAAAATTCGAGTGTAAATGGTAAAGATGACCAAGACATTCAACGTGACGTCAGACGGAATCATGCATCATTTGCAATGAGTGAACAACATTCCGCTTGTACCACAGCATCCAAAAGAGCAAAAAACACAAGA GCTAGAGGGAAGATCGCGGAGTACTCGGATGTTTCGAGCGAAGATGAGTTATCTGTTAGTGAGGAAGAGTACATTCCTGATACATCAGAGAGTTACACATCAGATAGTAGCATGAGCTTTACTGCTTCACCAAAgggtaaagaaaaaaagttacagacTTTGCCAGTCCGGAGCAGTTCAGCTGTGAACAGAATCAAAAAGTTCAGTATTCAAAGCAGCGGTGACTTAGGGAGCTCCCAGAACCACGACATAGCCAAAGTTCCTGACACATCTTCCATTCTTGACAGCGCAACATCAGTAGTTATCCCAGCTGTAATTAAAAAGAGAGGTGGATTGAGAATGTACAGCAAAAAACAACAGTGCTTTTTTTGTGAAGGTGCTTTTACAAAAATTTCTAGACACCTGGAACGAAAGCATAGAAATGAGGTAGAGGTAGCAAAAGCGTTAAGTCATCCAAAGGGCTCAAAAGAAAGGAGGATGCAACTTGAGTATCTACGTAACAAAGGGAACTTTGCTTACAATAGTACTGTTATTAATACAGGTGCAGGACTGATGATTCCGCGGAAACTGCCCAAAAAGAACCTGGAGGGGGAAAGTTTTATGCACTGCATTTACTGCAAAGGactcttcttaaaaaaaactttgtggcGACATGTCAAGGTTTGCAAATTCAAGCCTGGTGATGAGAAGCCGAAACCTGGAAAAACCCGTGTCCAGGTTCTTTGTGGCTTTGCACAACCTCCCCCACCAGGAGTAACTCATGGTGTTTGGAAGCTGTTAAATTCCATGAACCAGGACCAAGTGGCACTTGAAACTAGAAATGACTGGTGCATTTTAGAGTTAGGAAAGCATCTTTACAACAAGTATGGATCAAGAGTTAAAATGCATGAACACATCCGCCAAAAGATGAGGGAGCTTGGAAGACTCCTAATATGTGCAAGAGAGGTATCCCCCCTTACATCTATTAAAGAGCTCATTCATCCCACAAACTTCATGCATACCATCAATGCAGTTAAAAGGGCTGCTGGCTACAATGAAGAGACCAATGTATTTGAAAAGGCTAGTGTGGCTGTGAAACTTGGACAGAGTCTGAACAAAATCGCAATGCTCATTGAGAGCCACTCTACTATTAGAGGAGATGAAAAGACAGGAAAAATTGCGAACAGTTTTCAACAGCTTTATAAGTCCAGATGGCCCGAATACATTTCTACAACAGCCCGGCGAACACTGGAGGAAGCAAAATGGAATTCCCCACAATTACTTCCATTCACAGAAGATGTTAAGCTCCTTCATATATATCTTGACGAGCAAGAGAAGACCCATCGCAAACTCTTGTTAACACAGCCATCATCTCAGCACTGGGCAAAACTGGCCAAGATCACGTTAACTCAGGTTATGCTTTTCAATCGTAGACGAGAAGGGGAAGTGTCACAAATGCCATTGTCTGCATACATCTCCAGCAACCAATCGGATGCTCATCCAGATATTAGCATGGCCCTCACAGATTTAGAAAATAAACTGTGTCAGTACTTCAAGCGTGTAGAAATTAGAGGCAAAAGAGGCAGAAAGGTTCCCGTGCTTCTCACACCTTCCATGCAAGAATCAATCAGCCTGCTTCTTGAAAATCGGAATACCTGTGGAATTCCAAATGAAAATCCTTTTCTCTTTGCACGCCCGTATGCAATGACATTTTTCAGAGGCTCTGATTGCATTCGCGAATTTGCTGTTGCATGTAGTGCAAAAAATCCTCAGACTCTTACATCAACAAAGTTGAGAAAACAGATCGGGACACTTTCTGAAGTTCTTAATCTTAGCAACACAGAGTTAGATCAGTTGGCAGACTTTCTAGGCCATGACATTCGAGTTCATCGTCAATTTTACAGGTTACCTGAAGGCACCCTCCAACTGGCCAAAATTAGTAAAATTCTTCTGGCCCTCGAAAAAGGACGCTTGGCAGACTTTAAAGGGCGAAATCTTAATGAAATCAACATAGATCCAGAAG AGGAAGTTACAGTGGACAGTGATTTGGAGGAGTCCACTTCTAGTCCAAAAG AGTGCACCACAGTATCATCATCACAGCACACGGTTTGTGAGAACGGCACACTTCCAGCAGACCCAGTCTCCAAAAAAAAGAGAG gtTACGTTAAGAAGACGGCCTGGAACAAACTTGAGATACAGGCTGTGGAGAAGCATATGATGAGGTTtattaacaatcacaaaattccAGGAAAGGCAGACTGCATGAGGTGTAAAGAGGCGGAACCACTTGCACTTAAAAATAGAGAGTGGTCTACACTTAAATTTTACATCAAAAATCGAATCTCCGCTCTAAACAGAAAATATCTGCCAAATTAA
- the LOC127968823 gene encoding uncharacterized protein LOC127968823 isoform X38 — protein sequence MKRRRIKPLKEAEDHVLRCIDKTDALEAKHINDYKGRGVFALIPFIKGDFVVEYRGEMISLIEAEQRREANQDTFFMFDFIWQNKKWSIDATHEDGTLGRLINDDHINPNCTMKRIIVEGKPCLCLFAARDIIPGEELTYDYGGSHWPWRKPPCKDDDNMTAIDNCSEDSVTTEGISRFTAEPPCKDDDNMTAIENCSDDSVTTEGTSRFTAKPPCKDDDNMTAIENCSEDSVTTEGISRFTAEPLVDYSDTEDEVLCSKIKTSYKKRSVIHDDSDDLFENSSVNGKDDQDIQRDVRRNHASFAMSEQHSACTTASKRAKNTRARGKIAEYSDVSSEDELSVSEEEYIPDTSESYTSDSSMSFTASPKGKEKKLQTLPVRSSSAVNRIKKFSIQSSGDLGSSQNHDIAKVPDTSSILDSATSVVIPAVIKKRGGLRMYSKKQQCFFCEGAFTKISRHLERKHRNEVEVAKALSHPKGSKERRMQLEYLRNKGNFAYNSTVINTGAGLMIPRKLPKKNLEGESFMHCIYCKGLFLKKTLWRHVKVCKFKPGDEKPKPGKTRVQVLCGFAQPPPPGVTHGVWKLLNSMNQDQVALETRNDWCILELGKHLYNKYGSRVKMHEHIRQKMRELGRLLICAREVSPLTSIKELIHPTNFMHTINAVKRAAGYNEETNVFEKASVAVKLGQSLNKIAMLIESHSTIRGDEKTGKIANSFQQLYKSRWPEYISTTARRTLEEAKWNSPQLLPFTEDVKLLHIYLDEQEKTHRKLLLTQPSSQHWAKLAKITLTQVMLFNRRREGEVSQMPLSAYISSNQSDAHPDISMALTDLENKLCQYFKRVEIRGKRGRKVPVLLTPSMQESISLLLENRNTCGIPNENPFLFARPYAMTFFRGSDCIREFAVACSAKNPQTLTSTKLRKQIGTLSEVLNLSNTELDQLADFLGHDIRVHRQFYRLPEGTLQLAKISKILLALEKGRLADFKGRNLNEINIDPEEEVTVDSDLEESTSSPKECTTVSSSQHTVCENGTLPADPVSKKKRGYVKKTAWNKLEIQAVEKHMMRFINNHKIPGKADCMRCKEAEPLALKNREWSTLKFYIKNRISALNRKYLPN from the exons ATGAAACGGAGAAGAATAAAACCGTTAAAAGAAGCGGAAGATCATGTTCTCCGTTGCATCGACAAGACCGACGCACTGGAGGCCAAACACATAAACGATTATAAAG GTCGTGGAGTCTTTGCCTTAATTCCTTTTATTAAAGGAGATTTTGTTGTCGAATATAGGGGAGAAATGATTAGCTTAATTGAAGCCGAACAAAGAAGAGAGGCCAAtcaagacactttttttatgtttgactTCATCTGGCAGAACAAGAAATGGag CATTGATGCAACTCATGAGGATGGCACCCTTGGCCGCCTTATAAATGATGATCACATAAACCCAAATTGTACAATGAAAAGGATTATCGTTGAGGGAAAACCCTGTTTGTGCCTATTCGCTGCAAGAGATATCATTCCTGGAGAGGAACTCACATATGACTATGGAGGAAGTCACTGGCCTTGGAGAAAG CCTCCATGCAAGGATGATGACAACATGACAGCAATAGATAACTGCTCTGAGGATTCTGTAACTACTGAAGGCATTTCACGATTCACAGCTgag CCTCCATGCAAGGATGATGACAACATGACAGCAATAGAGAACTGCTCTGATGATTCTGTAACTACTGAAGGCACTTCACGATTCACAGCTAag cCTCCATGCAAGGATGATGACAACATGACAGCTATAGAGAACTGCTCTGAGGATTCTGTAACTACTGAAGGCATTTCACGATTCACAGCTgag CCTTTGGTTGATTACTCGGACACCGAAGATGAAGTTTTGTGTTCTAAAATTAAGACATCTTATAAAAag agATCTGTGATTCATGATGATTCGGATGATCTCTTTGAAAATTCGAGTGTAAATGGTAAAGATGACCAAGACATTCAACGTGACGTCAGACGGAATCATGCATCATTTGCAATGAGTGAACAACATTCCGCTTGTACCACAGCATCCAAAAGAGCAAAAAACACAAGA GCTAGAGGGAAGATCGCGGAGTACTCGGATGTTTCGAGCGAAGATGAGTTATCTGTTAGTGAGGAAGAGTACATTCCTGATACATCAGAGAGTTACACATCAGATAGTAGCATGAGCTTTACTGCTTCACCAAAgggtaaagaaaaaaagttacagacTTTGCCAGTCCGGAGCAGTTCAGCTGTGAACAGAATCAAAAAGTTCAGTATTCAAAGCAGCGGTGACTTAGGGAGCTCCCAGAACCACGACATAGCCAAAGTTCCTGACACATCTTCCATTCTTGACAGCGCAACATCAGTAGTTATCCCAGCTGTAATTAAAAAGAGAGGTGGATTGAGAATGTACAGCAAAAAACAACAGTGCTTTTTTTGTGAAGGTGCTTTTACAAAAATTTCTAGACACCTGGAACGAAAGCATAGAAATGAGGTAGAGGTAGCAAAAGCGTTAAGTCATCCAAAGGGCTCAAAAGAAAGGAGGATGCAACTTGAGTATCTACGTAACAAAGGGAACTTTGCTTACAATAGTACTGTTATTAATACAGGTGCAGGACTGATGATTCCGCGGAAACTGCCCAAAAAGAACCTGGAGGGGGAAAGTTTTATGCACTGCATTTACTGCAAAGGactcttcttaaaaaaaactttgtggcGACATGTCAAGGTTTGCAAATTCAAGCCTGGTGATGAGAAGCCGAAACCTGGAAAAACCCGTGTCCAGGTTCTTTGTGGCTTTGCACAACCTCCCCCACCAGGAGTAACTCATGGTGTTTGGAAGCTGTTAAATTCCATGAACCAGGACCAAGTGGCACTTGAAACTAGAAATGACTGGTGCATTTTAGAGTTAGGAAAGCATCTTTACAACAAGTATGGATCAAGAGTTAAAATGCATGAACACATCCGCCAAAAGATGAGGGAGCTTGGAAGACTCCTAATATGTGCAAGAGAGGTATCCCCCCTTACATCTATTAAAGAGCTCATTCATCCCACAAACTTCATGCATACCATCAATGCAGTTAAAAGGGCTGCTGGCTACAATGAAGAGACCAATGTATTTGAAAAGGCTAGTGTGGCTGTGAAACTTGGACAGAGTCTGAACAAAATCGCAATGCTCATTGAGAGCCACTCTACTATTAGAGGAGATGAAAAGACAGGAAAAATTGCGAACAGTTTTCAACAGCTTTATAAGTCCAGATGGCCCGAATACATTTCTACAACAGCCCGGCGAACACTGGAGGAAGCAAAATGGAATTCCCCACAATTACTTCCATTCACAGAAGATGTTAAGCTCCTTCATATATATCTTGACGAGCAAGAGAAGACCCATCGCAAACTCTTGTTAACACAGCCATCATCTCAGCACTGGGCAAAACTGGCCAAGATCACGTTAACTCAGGTTATGCTTTTCAATCGTAGACGAGAAGGGGAAGTGTCACAAATGCCATTGTCTGCATACATCTCCAGCAACCAATCGGATGCTCATCCAGATATTAGCATGGCCCTCACAGATTTAGAAAATAAACTGTGTCAGTACTTCAAGCGTGTAGAAATTAGAGGCAAAAGAGGCAGAAAGGTTCCCGTGCTTCTCACACCTTCCATGCAAGAATCAATCAGCCTGCTTCTTGAAAATCGGAATACCTGTGGAATTCCAAATGAAAATCCTTTTCTCTTTGCACGCCCGTATGCAATGACATTTTTCAGAGGCTCTGATTGCATTCGCGAATTTGCTGTTGCATGTAGTGCAAAAAATCCTCAGACTCTTACATCAACAAAGTTGAGAAAACAGATCGGGACACTTTCTGAAGTTCTTAATCTTAGCAACACAGAGTTAGATCAGTTGGCAGACTTTCTAGGCCATGACATTCGAGTTCATCGTCAATTTTACAGGTTACCTGAAGGCACCCTCCAACTGGCCAAAATTAGTAAAATTCTTCTGGCCCTCGAAAAAGGACGCTTGGCAGACTTTAAAGGGCGAAATCTTAATGAAATCAACATAGATCCAGAAG AGGAAGTTACAGTGGACAGTGATTTGGAGGAGTCCACTTCTAGTCCAAAAG AGTGCACCACAGTATCATCATCACAGCACACGGTTTGTGAGAACGGCACACTTCCAGCAGACCCAGTCTCCAAAAAAAAGAGAG gtTACGTTAAGAAGACGGCCTGGAACAAACTTGAGATACAGGCTGTGGAGAAGCATATGATGAGGTTtattaacaatcacaaaattccAGGAAAGGCAGACTGCATGAGGTGTAAAGAGGCGGAACCACTTGCACTTAAAAATAGAGAGTGGTCTACACTTAAATTTTACATCAAAAATCGAATCTCCGCTCTAAACAGAAAATATCTGCCAAATTAA